A region of the Verrucomicrobiota bacterium genome:
ATTGTTATAGCAAACCTGAGAAAAACACACGGATTTCCCTCGATTCTGAAAATTATCCTTGGAATACTGTCAAAAACTGTATTAAATGTGTTGGAGATAAGAATTACCAAAAGCCCCAAAAAGGTCATTTTTATGGAAAATATAAAACCTGGTTTCCTTCCTGACCTTTTTTGACTCTCTGAACACCCGCAGCCACCTCAGCCGACAGTTTACTATGAGCGAAGAAGAACAGCCCGAATTGATGACGGTGAAGGAAACCTCGCAATACCTGCGAATTCCTCTGCCGACGGTTTACTACTTGGTCCAGCGCGGACAATTGCCCGCGGTGCAAATTGGTGGTCGCTGGCGGATCAAGCGCAGCCTGCTCGACCGGGATGTCCTTCGGAATGAGGAAGATGGCCAGCCCAGTGTCTTGGTGGTGGACGATGACGAGGGCTTGCAAACGCTCTTCAAGCAGTATCTCAAGAAGGCTGGTTTTGCCCGCGTGGTCGTGGGAACCGGAGCCGAGGCCATCGCGCAGGCCGAGAAGCAATCCTTCGATCTGGTGTTCCTGGACC
Encoded here:
- a CDS encoding response regulator, whose amino-acid sequence is MSEEEQPELMTVKETSQYLRIPLPTVYYLVQRGQLPAVQIGGRWRIKRSLLDRDVLRNEEDGQPSVLVVDDDEGLQTLFKQYLKKAGFARVVVGTGAEAIAQAEKQSFDLVFLDLKLPDIPGDELYIKIKEMHPDVPIVIITGYPDSEILSKILARGAVTVIKKPIEFDQLNRAVKALGHKGAEASA